The Methanobrevibacter millerae genome includes the window ATAATGATATATATTCATCACACATTTCATCCAATTCTTTAAACTTGATTTTTGAAATATTGGAAAGTTTGTTTTCATAATCATTATGGTTTATATTAATAATTAAGTTATATATCTCTTTTATATTTGTATAATCGACAAGCCATCCGGCATCATTTGAATTGATTCTTTCTTTTAAAGCTCCCAAATCACTTGCTATGACCGGTAACCCTGCCATCCAGGATTCTGTTAGAGTATACGAATAAGTTTCTGGACAAGTGGACAATATTAATGAAAATGAAGGTTTGATTTCCCCCACAATTCTATTAAAATCCTCACGTTTATATCTTCCATGGTTAATTCCATAACTGTTTAAATTAGGAATGGTGGTTCCCATAAAGTGGAATTCCATCTTATTATTTTTATCATAATCTTTTAGTTGTTTTATAATTAATGAACCCTTATGCGGTGAAATATGACCTGGAATTAGAATTTTTATTGGATTTGAAGTTAACTTTGCTTCATAAGAAGATTTATCTATTTTCAAACCATGCTCAATTACTTTAAAATTATCCAAATCCGGATAAATTTCATTATATAAATCGATGACACTTTGAGTTGGAGCAACATTAACATATGAATTTTTCAAAAGATTCATACATTCTTCGCGCCACCTTTTAAGTATGAATTCATTGGATATATCTGAATTATGAGATATTCCGCTGCAATTTTGGCAATTAAACTTGCAATATTGGCAATCGCTATCCACTAAATGAATGGATGGACAGATATAATAGAAATCATGTAGATTAACAACAAATGGAATTGATTTTTTTATGATGACATTGATTAAATCAAAACTATGATTAATTAAATGATTAATATGAACCAAATCTATTCTTAATTTTGAAAGGATTTCTTCATAAATGATGGCCAAATCATCATTGGAAAATAGCTTATCAAAATTGCCTAGTGAAATGAAATTATCATCATTATCTATAACTGAAAAATTAGTTTTAAAAGAAATTTTATAATTAGCAATCTTTTCTAGATTATCATTAAACCACCATAATTCAAAATCTTCACCATCAGAAGTTAATATAAAAGCATTATACTCATCAGGCAAATTATCAATAATATCCATATTTAAAAAGCCTGTACCCCCAACAGTGCCTATCTTCTCATGCAAAACAAAAAGAATACTTTTTTTATCAGGTATGTAAAATTCTGACAAATCTTTATTTTCGACTTCGATCCGCCTATTTTCATTAATTCCATATAAAGCATAGTGAATTAATGGATTGATATCAACATCACAATAGTGATTTTGATAAAAAACACCGTCAAAAGTATCATTAGGTTTTTTCCCCTCACTATAACCAAAAAAAATGTAATGCAATAAAGGATCCATTCCGGATGAAGCAACTTTCGGATACTTTTCTAAATAGAATTTATCATCAAATAATTTATTTTTGCGAATAGCCTTATATCCTTTAATAATTTCAGAAGCCTTAGATTTATCCTTGACTTTATAGGAAATATATTTGCTTGGAAATTTAGCAAAAATTTTATTTTTAAAACTCATAATCATCCATTATTATAATTTCAAGTTTTTCTAAAAATTCAGATACAAAATCATCAACAATATTAATATTGTATTTTCCATTTGAATTTAAATCATTTAAAGAAACTACAATATCATAACCGTCAGTACTTAAATCAGAATTATTTACAATAACTTTAACAATATCTCCACGAGCTATAATATTTTCTAAATCATAATTATCTGTAAATGAAAGCAAAATATCAGCAGAATTTCCTATATAATGGTTTCCCATATCCGAAATTATTTCAACAGTAAAATCCAAATTATTGAAATCTTTTGAAATTTCAGAAATTAACTCCAAATTACTATCATCTTCATTAATTATGGTAATTTTAAGATTTTTTTCTGTGAAAAACTTTTTAGCATGAAGTTTGTCAATGAATAAAGATTTTGATAGATACTGCCCCCATTTGTTCCAAAATACAGAGTAGTTATGCTTATCATTTTTAAAATAGCTTTTACTTTTTACACGAGTACTTGATTCATGATGGAATAATAAAGCATTTCCTGCAAATAAAGTTTTATAACCATTTTTATGTAATTTCAAACAAAAATCAACATCTTCAAGGCCATAAACATATTCCTCATCAAGTCCTGAAAGCTCATCATAAACTTTTTTATCAATTAAGTTAACGGCACCGGTTACTGCTATACAGAGATTGTTTCTAGTAAGTGATGAATCAAAAATATCCAATTTAGAATCTGACTTATTTACTGCATATAAACAGCAGGGATACATTCTTTCAGCAAAAATATCACCACTATGCTGTATTCTATAGGACGATTCCCTATTTGTATTATAATAAAATGGAAAAATAAGTTTAGCACCTACAGAAGCAACATCATTATAAACAATAGTGCCCACCAGTTCATTTAACCATCCATAAGTAGGCTCTATATCATTATTTAATAAAAGCAAATAATCCCCATTGGCAATATCTGCCGCATCATTATTTCCTTTAGAAAAATTGACATTAACATCATTTTCAATAATTTTTATCGGCAAATCGAGGCTTTTCAAATATTTAACTGAATCATCTTTCGATGCATTATCAACAACAATAATTTCATAATTAGAATAATTAGTTTTAGAATCAAAATCTTTGAATAAACGTTTTAAATGGTTTAAACCATCCCTGTTTAAAATTATAATTGACACCAATGGTTCTTCATCAAATTCATAATTAGATAAAAAGGCCAGATTTGTTTCACAAATTTCCTCTTTTCTTCTTATTGCATACGCTTGCTGAATTAATTTACCTTCTGATTTACCATAAGCAATATAATGGAATAAAGGATTTAAATCTGCTTGTTTTACATCAGGATACGTATTTAAATAAAAATCCGGGTCAAAATTAAGAGACGGCAATTTACCTTCCCGATAACCTTTTGTCAAATAGTGGGTTAACGGATCACCTGAAACATCATCATATTTTTTATTATAAAAATCCTCATCAAATAATCCTGAATTACTAATTTTTGCAAAGTATTTATGATTTTTTAAAGATGATTTTAAATTAAAATTTGATGAAACAAGCATATTAACAATATTTCTACCCATTCAATCACCGTTATTTCTAAAATTTCTAAGTTTTTTGGTTAATTTCCACGAACTGGAATTCCGAATAGCATTAATTTCTCTGTCCCAATGATTTCTTACTTGGTTTAATGCTTCAGCTTCATCTCTTAGAGCATCAATATCATTGAAAAGTAAATTAATTTCTTCCTTTGTTAAAGTATTTTTTTCATTAATGTTTCCTTCAAGAGATCTGATTAAATTTCTACTGGTAATATAATCATCCAATTCAACCTCATGGTGATAATCATCAACTTTTGTCCAGTAATCATTAATCCAGATGTATTCTGATGCAACTGATGGATGAAAATTATTTTTCCACATCAAATATGTGAAGCTTAGCTGGTCCTGATTAGTATAATTAATTATTTCTTTCCACCATTGCTCCATTAATGAAACGATTTCAGGATTATTATGTTTTCTAAAAATCGCTCCAAGTGAAGGCAAACCATAGTGCAGAGGCATTCCTTCATTTCTATATTTTTCAACCTGTTTTGAAATTGTATAATTTGAATAGCGAGGAAATTGAATTGAGCTTAAAGCTTCATCAAAGATGCAATCACGTTCTGGATGAACAACAGTCAACATGGATGAATTAATGTATTTATAAACATATTCTCGGATACTTCCAACAAGTTTAAAAGACCCATCAATCCAGAAACTGTATTCATTGTCTGGAAAATACTTATTTGGAAATATTTTGTATTGTTTTGCAATTCTATTATCATCCAAAGTAGACGGTTCCATTTGAATAATTTCCCATGTTTTAGAAGTTAAGTCAGGATTTTGTGTGAAACATACATATCTTGTATTATCATCCACAAATTCAGGTTCTTTTAATGAATCATAGCCTCCTGTGAATGCAGTATAAACAACTAGTTCATTATCCTTAATATCTTCAATCAATTCATCGTTAACTTCAAGAGTAGGTTGAAATAACTCACTTAAAATAAAGCTATCAACATTTGATTCATATCTAGTTCTGACTACTTCATAAGGATTTAAATTATCATTCATAAAAATCAGCAATTAATAAATTGTATATTTAATATCTTTTTGATATTAATTAAATTTATCTAAAAAATTATAATTTAGTGGAAAAACTTTAAAATTCCAGGTAATGACTCAACCATAGCCTGAATACCTAAAATGAAAATAGCAAGTCCACCAATGAAGTTTATATGGCGTGCATACTTAATAGCAACTTTAGTACCGAATGTACCAATTAAAAGCCAACAAGTTACTGCAATTAAACTTAAAATAGCTAATCCTATAGGGTTAACACCGGCACCGACACCCTGAGCCGCTAAAATAAGGTTTTCAATATTTCCAAAAATAAGTAAACCTATAAAAGGTTTTAATTCATCCATCAAATTATTCACCCCTTATAGATTCAATCATAGCCTGTGCACCTAAAACGAAAATAATAAAACCACCGAAGAAGTCTATAAAATCAACATAAGGTAGTGCAATTTGAGTTCCAAAAGTTCCAATAGCTAACCAACAAATTACAACTATAATACTGAAAATCCCTAATTTAAGAGGATTAACACCAGCTACAACTCCCTGTGAAGAAAGCACCAAGTTTTCAATATTTCCAAATATTATCAATCCCACAAATGGTAAATATTGATCCAAAAACATTACATCACCATTTCCCTCATCGGAATATTACTTCCGAATTAATTCATTTCCATTGAATAATGTTAACATTTAAAAATATATAAAACTATCCTTATTTTGTTAAAACAATATCCCATTCATTAATTCTATCATCAATCATATAATCAGATAAAACCTTGTTTAAAGCATTGCCACGAATAGTTTTTCTTAAAGATTCATCCAAAATCAGTTTTTCAATTTTTTCTATCCATTCTTCATCATTTGAAGCTAAAAAACCATCAATACCATCACTTACAACATTATTGTAGACACACATGTCAGAATACACCCCCGGAAGACCCAAAATAGCCAATTCAATGAATTTTAATTCACTTTTACACTGGTTAAATGGTGAATTTTCAAGTGGAACAACAGCAATATCCCAATCAATGGTTTCAGATAACCACCCCATGAATTTTTTGAAATTCATATTGTCTGGAGGCAAATCTATTGGTTTAAACCACTCTTCTTCAACATTATCCGAAGCATTAAAACCACCAATCACTTCAAAGTCAAAATCATATTTTTCCTTTAATCTTAAAATTACATCTTTTATTAAGAACAAATCTTTAGAATGAGTCAATGTACCATAATATCCTAATTTAAGTTTACCTTCTTTTTTAATATCTTCCTTAATATCAAAAACAGAATCCACATAATAATTTGGAATGATAACAGTTTTATTTTCATCAAACTTTGATGCCAAAGTTGGTGTGGTGACTGTAATAACATCTGATGCGTCAATAAAATCCTTAATAGATTTAGAAACCCTATTTACATATTCATAAGATGGACTATTCTTTTCAACACCCAATAAATCATCATCAGTTTCATAAACTAATTTAATACCATATTTTTGACATTTTTCGCGCAAAATATCTAAAAAGGGCAATATTCTTTGAACTACAACTACATCAAACAGCTTACATCTTAAAATATTGTCAATATCCATCATCACAAAACTATCCATACCATACATGAAAAATGTGAATTTTTCACTTTCAGACAATTTTGAAAACAATGCATGTAACCTTATATACGGACATGGAGCAAGATTTTCAAAAGGATCATTTGTAAAAACTCCAACACGTATCCTCCCCGTTTCAATAGGATTTTCACGTTGAATATAAGGAATCAATGTTCGTTTGTCATGAATATAAAAAGAATTTGAAACAGTTTTCTCAACCTTTGATTTTTCATTGGAAAAATATTGTTCAAAAAGGTCCGTTTCAAGTGTATCTATATAGCCATTATCCAATATATTAACCTGATTCTTTTTATAAAAACCCTCTAAAACATAATCTAAAACAGGATTTTCTGCTCCATATGTGTTTTTATAAAATTCCAAATTGAAAACATCACTTACATATGATTGCTGAATATCTAATGAATCATTTACCCCATAATATAAATAATGAAGAATATAATCCAAATCGTTTAAATTTCCATGAACCTCTCTGTATTTGGCTCCATCAATTATGGCTAAACTTTTAATACGAGAATATGCTTTTTGATATTTGGAAATTTTTTGAGGATTGCCCTTTGATTTGAATGCAATATAAGCCTTAGGATTGTTTTTAATAGATTTAGAAAAAAACATTGTTTCAACTCTTAATTATATATAATACCTTTACATAAAAATAAATTTATGTCATATAAAGTAACTGTTATTATTCCATCATACAATAGTGTTGAATTTTTAGACTCAACAATAGATTCAATAAAATCACAAACAATAGGTTTTGAAAATATAGAACTGATTATAATCGATGATTATTCAACAGATTCCACACAGGAATTAATTAACAGATACTGTGAAGAATATGAAAATATTAAAACTTTCGAGTCTGGTAAAAAAACAGGTACCCCTGGAAGAGCAAGAAACATTGGAATAGCTAACAGTGAATCTGACTATATTATGTTCATAGACCATGATGACAATTATCTTCCGGATACTGTTGAAAAGTTATATAATGCAATTACGGTAAATTCAAGTGATGTTGCTATTGGTAAATTTCAGACTTTCGGTGAAAATTATTTTGTAACGGAAGATTGGATTACGGAAGATGTGATTTTAAATTCGATTGATGAAAATTTGCTCTTCTTTTCAATAAATGGGATTTGGAGAATGATATTTCCAAAAGAATTCCTATTACAACATGACATAACATTTCCCGAAGGAGTGTTTGCAGAAGATTTAACTTTCATGATTGATACATTTGTTAACGCTGAAAAAATTGTATTTATCAATGATGTTGTTTATAATTTCCGGTTAAGAACCGGAGATAACTCATCAACTAGCCTTTCAAAAGGAATGCATTACTTAAATGGATTGATTGATGGTTATTTATACACAGTTGATGTCTTAGAAAAAAACAATGCATGCAAATATTATGATACAATATTTAATCAGCATTTGTCTGTATGGCTCAGTGATGTTGCATTAAGCGAAACAATATCTTTGGAAGATAAAAAAGTATTAGTTGAAAAATCAGCCCCATTATTTAAAAAATTAAAAAATATTGAGCCATTTCCAGAAAACAATGCGATAAAAAGCATTATTAATCAAATAGTTAAAGACAATCTTGATGAGGCATTTATGCAAATGGGAGATTATCAGTTATTTACAAATAGAATACATAATCTGGAAGTAGAATTAAATCAAAAGACCGCGCAAGTTGCAAGACTTCAAACTACTAAGGGCTGGTTTAAATACAAAATAAATAATATAAAAGAAAGATTATTTTAATCTTCCACTATTTTTTTAAAAATATTGTCCCATTGGATTAAACGGGATTTTAAATTGTAATTTTTAAAAATATCATCTCGGGCATTATTTACCATACCATTTCTTAAAATAGGGTCTTCTATTAACAAAGATAATTTATCTACCCATTCATCTTCATTATTTGCTAAATATCCAGTGACTCCATCTTCAATTGCATCATTATATACATTCATATCACTTGCAACTACAGGAATGCCCAAAGCTGCAAATTCAATGTATTTTAATTCACTTTTGCATTTGTTGAATTCTGTGTTTACTAACGGAATTATACCAATATCCCAATCAGAATTTTTACCGAGCCAATCATAAAATGTATGCATTGACATTGGATAATAAGGTATTTTTTTAATGGAATACCAGTCGGAATTCTCGTCGATTGATGCACCAGCAATTTCAAATTGAACTTGAACACCCTTTTTAGAAAATATATCTTTCAATCTCAATATTACATTATGAATTAACTCTAAGTCATTTTCATGAGTTAAAGTTCCAAAATATCCAATTTTAATAAATTTATTTCCTCTAAAAGTAAAAGGCCTTAACGGCAAATAATCATTGACATAATAATTTTTAATAATTTCAATGTTATCAATTTCCAGTTTATCAAAACGTTTTTTTAACTCAGAAGTACTTACAACAACCTGATCAGAGTTACTAACAAGTTTTTTAATATTATCGAAATTGCCCATAATATAATTATAGGCAGGATTAGCGGGATTAATATCTAGAAAATCATCGTCAGTTTCATATATAATTTTAATATTATGTTTTTTAGCTTTCTTTAGAATTTGATTTGAATATGGATTAACCCTTTGGATAACTATAACATCAAAAATATGGGCATTTATCATGTTATCAATATCCAAAAGTGGCATTATCTCCTGACCATAAATAAAGAAGTGATATCCTCCTTTTTCAGCCAGCTTTGAAAATGGAGTATGAATTCTGATGAACGGACAAGCATTCATATTATCATAGTTATCTTCTAAAAATACACCAACTTTAATTGTATTTGTTTTAAATTCTTCATTACTGACAATATAATCAATCAAAACCTTGGAATCAGTTATATATTTATTTTTACTTAATTCTTTTTTAATACGATTTTTTGCAAATTTATCCAACTGTAAATGAATATTTTCATTCAAATTAGCTAAAAAATGAGGGTATTTACGATTAAACCTGAATTTAAATTTATAACCTCTTCTTAAATAATGCAGCAAAGGATCTTCATCACCGATATCATTGAGGCTCATATAATAATACATGTCGAAAATAGAATCAACATATTTAATTTTATCATCAATGGAGTCTGTTTTACTGCCTTTTTCAATGAAATGTAATATCGGATTAAGACAAGGATGTATTTGACTATATTGGGCTTCATTAATAAGATCCAACTTTTTAAGGGCATTATATTCTTCAAGTTCTTGAGTTACATTAATTTTAGAATTTTTCGCTGATTTAAAGTAATGATTGTTTTTAAATCGACGAGCATAATCTCCTGCAACCCTTAAAGGTTTAGTTAACTTTAAAGAATTTGAATTAATAAATTCATTGTATTCATTTTGTAAAAAACCGATTCTGCCTGCAGTGTCAATTCTATAACCTGCCATTCCTTTCACATCATTAACAAGCAAATATAATTCTTCACGAGATAATTCTATAGTGTCACCCAATTCCATATTTTCAACTTCAACACCTATTTTAGCTCTTAAATTATCACTTGTAATTGGTGTTGTCAAAACAATCTTATGATGGTAATCTCCACTTTCCTTAGCCCAATATTCATTATCCCAATAGTAAATGTGGCTTACTGACGGATGAAAATCATTTTTCCATGAAACATATGCAAAGCTAAGTTGATCCTGGTTAGTGTATTTAATATTTTCATCCCACCAGTCTTCCATCACCTTAATGACCTCAGGATGGTTGTGCTGTCTGAATAATGCACCCATAACCCCCAATCCATAATGCTTTGGAAAACCTTGGGATTTGTAATATTCAATTTGTTCTTCCATTACAGCCCTAGGGTAACGGGGAATAATCTTAGAAGCTTTATATTCCTCATAAATACAATCTCTTTCAGTATGAACTGGTACCAACATTTTAGAATTAGCTCTGATATTTTTATAAATATATTCACGAATGCTTCCTTTAATCTTGAATGTTCCGTCAAGCCAAAAACTATACTTATAATCTTTCAGGTATTTGTGGGGGAGTAATTTATATTTTTTAGCTTTTCTGTTATTATCCAAAACAGATTCTTCCATAGGGATAATTTTCCATAAGTCGGATGTTAACTCAGGGTTATCTGTAAAACAAATATAATCGCAGTTATCGTCAATTACTTCAGGATATTTTAAAGTGTCATAATCTCCTGTAAATGCGGTATAAATAACAATTTTATTGTTTCTAATATCTTCAATAGTTTCTTCAGCTGAATCAGTAGAATGATCGAATAGCGGCCTATTAATATGTTCCTTTGAAACCTCTTGATAAGTTTCATAAATTTCATCATAACCCATAATATCACAAATACTTTTCTTCGATTATATTCATTAATTCATTAGCATAATCATTGCTTTTTTCCAGACAAATATCATATCTTGAATCGTCTTCATTAGAAATTAAAACTTTAATGATGTTCAATCTTGAAATTATCTTATCAACATCATACTCCTTATTATTGGATATCAAGATATCGCAATCCTCACCAATGGCAAGATTATTTAAATTTGGAATTAGTTTAACGTTAAAATCCCTATTATTTAAATCTTTTACCAACTTAGATATAAATTCATCATTTTTAGAAATGATAGAAATATCAATTTTTTTATCTGTTATAAAATGATTTTGATTAATTTTATCAATAAATATTTCTTTGAAGAGATAATCTCCCCATTTATTGTAAAAATACATTATGTTTTCATAATTAAGCCTATTTTTTTCATCTTCATCTTCAACACGTGTAGCTGACTCATGATGAAACAATAATGCGAAAGGATTGAATATTGATTTGTAATGATTTTTATGTAATTTGAATGCGAAATCAATATCCTCATAACCATAGAAATAATTTTCATCAAGCCCTCCTAAATTTTCATAAACCTCTTTAGGAACCAAAAGGCAAGCAGCAGTATTTGAAATAACCTCTTTTTGGTGATTTACTTCATTTGAAAATATTAATGTGGAAAATATGTTGCTGTGATATGGTCCATAAACATAAGGTGTTCTCTCCTCCCTAAATTTTACACCTGCATGCTGAATGGAAAATGATTTTTCTTGATTTTTCATGTCTTCATAATAAGGAAATATTAATTTAGCTCCAACTGAGCCTACATTATCATTATTTAAAATGCAGCCAACCATTTCATTTAACCAACCGTATGTAGGTTCAATATCATTATTTAATAAAAGTAAATATTCACCATTAGCAATTTTAGCCGCATCATTGTTTCCTTTAGAAAAACTGACATTTTCTTTATTTTCAATTAATGTAATTGGTAAATTTAAACTTTTTAAATATTCAACAGACCCATCATTTGATGCATTATCAACAACTATGATTTCATAATTAGAATAATTTGTTTTAGAATCAAAATCTGTAAATAGCCTCTTCAAATGATGCAAACCATTTCTAGTTAAAATAATAATGGACACCAATGGCTCTTCATCGAATTCATAATTGGATAAAAAATTCATGTTAGTATCTATAATTTTTTGTTTTCTTAACTCAAATGGACTTTTATCCATAGTAAATCCTTCATTATCATTGTCAATATAGTGAATCAAAGGATTTAAATTATTTTGTTCTATTTCAGGATATTCATAAAGGTATCTTTTAAGATTGAATGTTGGTGAAGGACTTTTATATTCACTAGCACCATAAAATAAATAATGGAGTAATGGATCCATTCCTGACTTTTTTACATGAGGATAAGCCTTTAAGTAATAATTTTTATCAAACAAACCAGATTCCATTATCTTATCATAGCTTTCCTGATAAAGTTTTGCCTTTTTTACATTGAATTTTGATTTTATTAAGAAATCCTTGAAAGTTACCATAATTACACTACTTTAAAAAATTAAATCTACTTTTTTTATTTTTTTGCTTTGTCTCAGTTATAATATTCTTTTTTTCAATAATACTTCTTTCTTTTAAAGCAAAAAAATCAGCTAATTCAGCTTTAGTTAAAAATTCTAAATCAAAGTCTATCATTAATTTATCATCATTTAAATCCACATCAAGAATAAAATTAGGGTCTAATGTTAAAAAATATTGATAATCGTCATTAATTGAATTATTGGAATTGGAGTCAATAACTTTGATATTGTTTATTCTGGATTTAACAAAATCCCCTTCTAAAGGGTCGAAACGAATAGATGAAATATTAGAATAATCGCTTAAATCAAAGTTTAATCTGTTATTTTTCATTTTAGGAGAATAACTAACATTTATTTTATCATCCTCATTAAAACCGTTGCCAGCATCTATATATAAATTGGCTGAAGTTTCAACTTTAGATAAATGATTGAAATATTTATATTTAGCAAGAAAAGTTTCTGCATCATAATTATTTAAATTTAAAATATCATCTTTGTAAAAATTCCAATTAGGGAATGAATTAAGGAAATTTTCAACATCTGACCTAGTGATATTAGATGAAATTGATTGAAGTTTTTTTACAAAAGATATTTCATCACTAATTTCCCAATCATAATAATAAATCCAAAACATTACATCATTAATAAAGTTAATAGCTAATAAATTAATATTATTGTTTTTAAATTCATATAGCTGAGAAATTACATTACACAAGTCATATACATTATTTTTAGAAATTTTTTCAGTTATTGAATCCATATTTTTTCTGTAATAATAAGTTGAATCTTTACTGTAGAAAATAGCTTTTGCATTTAATAAAACATTACATGTTACATAATTATCTTCATAAAAACCTTCTGAATACTTTAATAAATAAAATAAACTTTTGTGATAAATTTTATTCCATGCTGAAGTTAAAAAGAATAATTTTGGAAAGTCATTAATATCATCTATTAACATATTCTCTTTAAAATCGGGATGGTGAATGTTATTTGTCTGAACAACATTTTTTCCATCATATGTTTCCCAATTATAAATTAACAAATCCACATTAAATTCATTTATCTTATCTAAAGCATCTTTAAAAGTATTTAATGAAATAAAATCATCACTGTCAATAAATGTAAGATAATCTGATGTGGCATGACTTATTCCAATGTTTCTACTTTCGCCCAATCCTTTATTAACTTCATTATTAATTATTTTAAAAGAAGGATATTTATCCACATATTCCATGACAATATCCATACTGTTATCCTGTGTTTTATCATTGACTATAATAACTTCAATATTTTCTATTCCTATAGTCTGATTAACAATTGAATCCAAACACTGTCTAATATAAGATTCAACATTATAAACAGGTATAATAACACTTAAAGCTGTT containing:
- a CDS encoding glycosyltransferase family 2 protein, which encodes MKTALSVIIPVYNVESYIRQCLDSIVNQTIGIENIEVIIVNDKTQDNSMDIVMEYVDKYPSFKIINNEVNKGLGESRNIGISHATSDYLTFIDSDDFISLNTFKDALDKINEFNVDLLIYNWETYDGKNVVQTNNIHHPDFKENMLIDDINDFPKLFFLTSAWNKIYHKSLFYLLKYSEGFYEDNYVTCNVLLNAKAIFYSKDSTYYYRKNMDSITEKISKNNVYDLCNVISQLYEFKNNNINLLAINFINDVMFWIYYYDWEISDEISFVKKLQSISSNITRSDVENFLNSFPNWNFYKDDILNLNNYDAETFLAKYKYFNHLSKVETSANLYIDAGNGFNEDDKINVSYSPKMKNNRLNFDLSDYSNISSIRFDPLEGDFVKSRINNIKVIDSNSNNSINDDYQYFLTLDPNFILDVDLNDDKLMIDFDLEFLTKAELADFFALKERSIIEKKNIITETKQKNKKSRFNFLK
- a CDS encoding glycosyltransferase domain-containing protein — its product is MGYDEIYETYQEVSKEHINRPLFDHSTDSAEETIEDIRNNKIVIYTAFTGDYDTLKYPEVIDDNCDYICFTDNPELTSDLWKIIPMEESVLDNNRKAKKYKLLPHKYLKDYKYSFWLDGTFKIKGSIREYIYKNIRANSKMLVPVHTERDCIYEEYKASKIIPRYPRAVMEEQIEYYKSQGFPKHYGLGVMGALFRQHNHPEVIKVMEDWWDENIKYTNQDQLSFAYVSWKNDFHPSVSHIYYWDNEYWAKESGDYHHKIVLTTPITSDNLRAKIGVEVENMELGDTIELSREELYLLVNDVKGMAGYRIDTAGRIGFLQNEYNEFINSNSLKLTKPLRVAGDYARRFKNNHYFKSAKNSKINVTQELEEYNALKKLDLINEAQYSQIHPCLNPILHFIEKGSKTDSIDDKIKYVDSIFDMYYYMSLNDIGDEDPLLHYLRRGYKFKFRFNRKYPHFLANLNENIHLQLDKFAKNRIKKELSKNKYITDSKVLIDYIVSNEEFKTNTIKVGVFLEDNYDNMNACPFIRIHTPFSKLAEKGGYHFFIYGQEIMPLLDIDNMINAHIFDVIVIQRVNPYSNQILKKAKKHNIKIIYETDDDFLDINPANPAYNYIMGNFDNIKKLVSNSDQVVVSTSELKKRFDKLEIDNIEIIKNYYVNDYLPLRPFTFRGNKFIKIGYFGTLTHENDLELIHNVILRLKDIFSKKGVQVQFEIAGASIDENSDWYSIKKIPYYPMSMHTFYDWLGKNSDWDIGIIPLVNTEFNKCKSELKYIEFAALGIPVVASDMNVYNDAIEDGVTGYLANNEDEWVDKLSLLIEDPILRNGMVNNARDDIFKNYNLKSRLIQWDNIFKKIVED
- a CDS encoding glycosyltransferase family 2 protein, which encodes MVTFKDFLIKSKFNVKKAKLYQESYDKIMESGLFDKNYYLKAYPHVKKSGMDPLLHYLFYGASEYKSPSPTFNLKRYLYEYPEIEQNNLNPLIHYIDNDNEGFTMDKSPFELRKQKIIDTNMNFLSNYEFDEEPLVSIIILTRNGLHHLKRLFTDFDSKTNYSNYEIIVVDNASNDGSVEYLKSLNLPITLIENKENVSFSKGNNDAAKIANGEYLLLLNNDIEPTYGWLNEMVGCILNNDNVGSVGAKLIFPYYEDMKNQEKSFSIQHAGVKFREERTPYVYGPYHSNIFSTLIFSNEVNHQKEVISNTAACLLVPKEVYENLGGLDENYFYGYEDIDFAFKLHKNHYKSIFNPFALLFHHESATRVEDEDEKNRLNYENIMYFYNKWGDYLFKEIFIDKINQNHFITDKKIDISIISKNDEFISKLVKDLNNRDFNVKLIPNLNNLAIGEDCDILISNNKEYDVDKIISRLNIIKVLISNEDDSRYDICLEKSNDYANELMNIIEEKYL